From the genome of Pseudobacteriovorax antillogorgiicola, one region includes:
- a CDS encoding DUF4382 domain-containing protein: MAFLNLIVCFSLVSACGTYIGNPEEDDEVQNSETPDDDGTTVNTPEDPNEISDKLFTLALTDAAVDDLSAFYITVASITVKSTDEDDVSIPVSVTDEINLLDYQGSDSILFAGTDDIPYGTYSEVRLVLSTESAPRALDLEGNEVAVSAPSATSSGIKITTEFEVTESGSSLTLDFDLRKSLKVTGNTIKLSPRIRAVSTEESFEINGSSSAIVACLYEASIEPDDDTGCDQSVSSANVKSGTFEIGFVAPGSYKIRYFNSDGSTSDSSSFEVTDSNVTINQ, encoded by the coding sequence ATGGCTTTTTTAAACCTTATAGTATGTTTCTCACTAGTTTCTGCTTGTGGAACCTATATCGGAAACCCCGAAGAAGATGACGAGGTCCAAAACTCGGAGACCCCAGATGATGACGGCACCACAGTGAATACTCCTGAAGACCCCAATGAGATCAGTGACAAGCTTTTCACACTTGCCTTAACGGATGCCGCTGTGGATGATCTGTCCGCATTCTATATTACCGTGGCTTCGATAACCGTAAAATCAACAGACGAAGATGATGTCTCGATTCCAGTTTCTGTCACCGATGAAATCAATCTTTTAGACTATCAAGGTAGTGACTCTATACTGTTCGCCGGGACTGATGACATCCCCTACGGCACCTACTCTGAAGTTCGTCTCGTCCTAAGCACCGAATCCGCACCTAGAGCCCTTGACCTTGAGGGCAACGAAGTGGCAGTCTCCGCCCCTAGTGCGACAAGCTCAGGTATTAAAATTACAACCGAGTTTGAAGTAACGGAATCGGGCAGCTCATTAACCTTGGATTTCGACCTTAGAAAGTCGCTCAAGGTGACTGGCAATACCATCAAGCTTTCCCCAAGGATAAGAGCTGTTTCAACGGAGGAAAGCTTTGAGATCAATGGGAGCAGTAGTGCCATTGTTGCTTGTCTTTATGAAGCCTCTATCGAGCCTGATGATGATACTGGCTGTGATCAGTCGGTTAGCTCCGCAAATGTTAAATCAGGGACGTTCGAGATCGGCTTCGTAGCACCAGGTAGCTACAAGATAAGATACTTCAACTCTGACGGTAGCACATCGGATTCCAGCAGCTTTGAAGTAACCGACTCAAACGTGACAATTAACCAATAA
- a CDS encoding TonB-dependent receptor plug domain-containing protein has translation MQLIKPRLEHCLSWFLLFSWFTGSSLLAQEQDMPASLNLAELLDLDVSIATKSETNLRETPGIVSVVTREQMLAMGARDVIDVIQRMVPGFSIVTEIEGAQLLSIRGLNAIDGKFLVMINGLDINGEKFGIVQFAKHFPIHALERIEIIRGPGSSIYGGYSSLGVIHLITRNDQRPGSYSIVDAEQGHEAFINGVVSSGYAGVEGDLKGSVNLTVSQGVLNDGTSTSFYGDPITLSDAKINSLQGTWDIKYAETYAKGLIDLYRAPAYYFDEPNEAPWQHIRERWDTYQVEIGHSIEASEALSITPYANYKLQYPYWIDQGPYWFRNKVDRTMAGFNVSYRKGPLSILGGYQGFIHTIYRAENLNLAVNEEVLRNDPAIDRISYRNDSVFAQMVYSHSLANITLGARYDKTDIHGSFFAPRVGLTKVWSNLHIKFMTAQSFRVPGGIIPNRVEDANKFEIDPETTLNNELELGYQFGKHTWVAVNLFDHIISDPIRYSPGDSGIGSYRNEDPIGTRGFELDFRYIKSRISSIFTYAYYEVTENDTDDSLAPDHPKESLGQSRHKLNWVLSLPVAKNLSINPSVVYLGETFAYTEQGAVTGVDDSGDEQRADPELQTLAPQGLVNVNLRYQNLIGITGFEGSLGIQNLGNQDVSIAQPYKAEYPVAPLPFGKRSLLLRLLWEH, from the coding sequence TTGCAGCTTATTAAGCCTCGACTCGAACATTGTCTTAGTTGGTTTCTGCTATTTTCTTGGTTCACAGGTAGCTCTCTGCTAGCTCAGGAACAGGACATGCCCGCCTCTCTCAACCTCGCTGAACTGTTGGATTTAGATGTGTCGATCGCAACCAAGAGTGAGACCAACTTACGTGAAACGCCGGGGATCGTATCGGTGGTTACCCGTGAGCAAATGCTAGCCATGGGAGCGAGAGACGTGATCGATGTCATCCAGCGCATGGTGCCTGGCTTTAGCATTGTTACTGAAATTGAAGGCGCACAACTGTTGAGTATACGAGGGTTAAATGCCATTGATGGCAAATTCCTCGTCATGATCAATGGTCTCGATATCAATGGGGAGAAGTTTGGTATTGTGCAATTTGCCAAACACTTCCCTATCCATGCACTTGAAAGGATCGAGATCATTAGAGGGCCTGGTTCGTCTATCTATGGAGGCTATAGCTCACTGGGCGTGATCCACCTTATCACTCGTAACGATCAAAGACCTGGAAGCTATAGCATCGTAGATGCCGAGCAAGGGCATGAGGCCTTTATCAATGGAGTTGTATCAAGTGGTTATGCTGGAGTTGAAGGCGACCTAAAGGGAAGCGTTAACCTCACAGTGAGCCAAGGAGTTCTCAATGATGGAACATCCACCAGCTTCTATGGAGATCCAATCACACTTTCTGATGCCAAGATCAACAGCTTGCAAGGAACTTGGGATATCAAATATGCTGAAACCTACGCCAAGGGTTTGATAGACCTTTATCGTGCTCCAGCCTACTACTTTGATGAACCTAATGAAGCTCCGTGGCAGCACATCAGAGAACGCTGGGATACCTATCAAGTTGAAATCGGACATAGTATTGAGGCTTCCGAAGCTCTTAGCATAACCCCCTATGCCAACTACAAATTGCAGTATCCTTATTGGATTGACCAAGGGCCCTACTGGTTTCGAAACAAAGTTGACCGAACCATGGCTGGTTTCAACGTTTCCTATCGTAAAGGGCCATTGAGTATACTTGGAGGCTACCAAGGATTTATTCATACTATCTACCGCGCTGAAAACCTAAACCTAGCAGTCAACGAAGAAGTTCTTAGGAATGACCCTGCCATAGACCGAATCAGCTATCGAAATGATTCCGTTTTTGCTCAGATGGTTTACAGCCATTCTCTTGCTAATATCACACTGGGAGCCCGATATGATAAGACCGATATTCATGGGAGCTTTTTTGCTCCAAGAGTTGGTTTGACCAAGGTCTGGTCCAACCTGCACATCAAGTTTATGACTGCTCAGAGCTTTCGTGTACCGGGAGGCATTATTCCTAATCGAGTCGAAGACGCCAACAAGTTTGAAATCGATCCCGAAACGACTCTTAACAACGAACTTGAGCTAGGCTATCAGTTTGGCAAGCACACTTGGGTTGCAGTCAACCTTTTTGATCATATTATTTCCGATCCGATCCGCTATAGTCCTGGTGATAGCGGCATTGGAAGTTACCGGAACGAAGACCCTATCGGCACCCGAGGCTTTGAATTGGACTTCCGCTATATCAAAAGTCGGATATCAAGCATCTTCACCTATGCATATTATGAAGTGACTGAAAATGATACTGATGATTCCTTGGCACCAGACCACCCTAAGGAATCGCTGGGGCAGTCTCGTCATAAGTTAAACTGGGTTCTTTCCCTACCTGTTGCGAAAAACTTGTCAATCAATCCTTCTGTGGTCTATCTTGGCGAAACATTCGCTTACACAGAGCAAGGGGCCGTTACAGGGGTGGATGACAGCGGTGATGAGCAACGTGCCGACCCAGAGCTACAGACTTTGGCCCCCCAAGGCCTTGTCAATGTCAATCTTCGCTATCAAAACCTAATCGGTATAACGGGCTTTGAAGGCTCACTTGGCATCCAAAACTTGGGCAATCAAGATGTCTCAATTGCCCAACCCTACAAGGCAGAATATCCCGTAGCTCCCTTGCCGTTTGGGAAGCGATCGCTTTTATTGCGCCTTCTCTGGGAGCATTAG
- a CDS encoding HPP family protein — MRVSDIMSSPVITCHQDWRLEDAVQLMVEKKIGVLPVIDDRGILQGTVTENDFLPHYSRVDGRGLSVATIFGEYLDSAETAEDIFERVRTAAVRDCMNHFPMTLTRDTSLTSTVYQMFHSSGQKAVVVEEGRPVGVVSSHDVMKSMIKVQQSARCAIA; from the coding sequence ATGCGCGTGTCAGATATAATGTCATCACCGGTCATCACTTGCCATCAGGATTGGCGATTGGAAGACGCGGTTCAATTAATGGTCGAGAAAAAAATTGGCGTTCTTCCGGTAATAGATGATCGCGGTATTCTTCAGGGGACCGTCACTGAAAACGATTTTCTACCCCACTACAGTCGTGTTGATGGACGTGGTCTTTCGGTTGCAACAATTTTTGGCGAGTACCTTGATTCAGCAGAGACTGCCGAAGACATTTTTGAGAGAGTCCGAACGGCCGCTGTCCGAGACTGCATGAACCACTTCCCCATGACCCTGACTCGGGATACAAGCCTAACGTCTACCGTCTATCAGATGTTTCATAGTAGTGGTCAGAAGGCTGTAGTTGTAGAAGAAGGTAGGCCTGTCGGCGTGGTGTCCAGTCACGATGTGATGAAGTCTATGATCAAAGTGCAGCAGTCAGCTCGATGCGCGATTGCATAG
- a CDS encoding histidine kinase dimerization/phospho-acceptor domain-containing protein: MFKSFHERLHFLDENTQFKARIGFTISLVGAIFAWISLAATLSFSHLEPLILFLSASLRIFALGSCYMQWRNPELDRWRTATLFAFVLMIFVGICDKRGINNAPATMALVLMPIMATQITSVRHSSLVTALVLVAILGGFSIEAVDLLPPKKHLGQEINPTHRMMQYLCYAFASFFVGLYAIRGRKEHQKLREELAHQEKARQLIITYNHEINNPLGSLKGSLDLLTCKGQYDQSLVDKAQRSTDRIAQVVKDLDRIAKGSADLVETEYSHRTSMVKLPK; the protein is encoded by the coding sequence ATGTTCAAGAGCTTCCATGAGAGACTCCATTTCCTCGATGAAAATACCCAGTTTAAGGCTAGAATTGGCTTTACGATATCTCTTGTTGGAGCAATATTTGCCTGGATATCTTTGGCAGCTACTCTCAGTTTCTCGCACTTGGAACCACTGATCCTTTTTCTTTCAGCCTCGCTTAGGATTTTTGCTCTTGGATCTTGCTACATGCAATGGCGAAACCCTGAGCTTGATCGGTGGCGGACGGCAACTCTATTCGCTTTTGTCCTAATGATTTTCGTAGGTATTTGTGACAAACGTGGGATTAATAATGCGCCGGCTACCATGGCCCTTGTCTTGATGCCGATTATGGCAACTCAAATTACCTCTGTTCGTCATTCTTCCTTGGTAACAGCACTAGTTTTAGTTGCTATTCTGGGAGGGTTCTCGATCGAGGCCGTTGACCTGCTACCCCCAAAAAAACATCTCGGACAAGAAATTAATCCAACCCATCGCATGATGCAGTATCTTTGCTATGCCTTCGCTTCATTCTTTGTTGGTTTGTATGCAATTAGGGGCCGTAAAGAGCACCAAAAACTTAGAGAAGAACTCGCTCATCAAGAGAAAGCACGGCAGCTTATTATTACCTATAACCATGAGATTAATAACCCTTTAGGGTCTCTTAAGGGAAGTCTCGACTTATTAACTTGCAAAGGGCAATACGACCAAAGCCTCGTTGACAAGGCGCAGCGATCTACCGATCGCATCGCGCAGGTGGTTAAAGACTTGGATCGTATTGCTAAAGGCAGTGCAGATCTAGTTGAAACAGAATACAGTCATCGAACTAGCATGGTGAAGCTGCCTAAATAG
- a CDS encoding chemotaxis protein CheA, with protein sequence MIKDLQELELHREFLGEQYEEMLQNFQSEVYDLIKDLQMMFFEKDHYPSTEDLNLAMRILHTLKGTTAQFKLKKTSKFIHSIEDIFCAIRDQKQEFNSGTYQTLVPFLNCLRTLVEVMGPDILKAEAFQSQLRALAFYHQAFLRLYDKEHQAYSPKGKPKNRTNYRGLLDFVEKADLSSNKRDQGNRKQHTYGIREQDLDSLTSNLCQALFTLTDRRSGHRHQVLQLLEQSIVTLQSSRQVSLAPLATKSESLLVDLANRLRKKVCTKVSGMSEVNIDITWFQILSDCMTHLCRNAIDHGIEMPEDRLEKGKPETGAVRIAVEQRSGRIVVTFEEDGKGLHGNQIAARAVEKGVISQTELEQLNFYERQALIFHPGFSSNDTVTDLSGRGVGMDVVRSQVENAGGSVYFDSEVDQYTRFEINIPIAFFEEEAVLFRYGQQVYSLSKACIVDCYYPDRSRVDMGALETDNGDIYTLLHLKDIDHSTAMFEKQCYLALDLGGTPVAIGVDELLGTFDLFFFPMEELQRKIPYLGSVAYSKDYGAVLAIDRFYLHQGLNNFLFDDDDMRGNQSEFESHQKAGEMSQVPIARLEESFQDQDYLNHILAEARKACPELPVSQLIVPLSETIDEMLAKLAHFGTQTVDLATWNSWKSGHLEDLSSVHAKLFNVIEDDLMNQISSSKAAA encoded by the coding sequence ATGATAAAGGACTTGCAAGAACTAGAGTTACATCGTGAGTTTTTAGGTGAGCAGTATGAGGAGATGCTTCAGAACTTTCAGTCAGAAGTCTACGACTTAATTAAAGACCTCCAAATGATGTTCTTTGAAAAGGACCATTATCCATCGACAGAGGATCTCAATCTGGCTATGAGAATCCTACACACCTTAAAAGGGACAACAGCTCAATTCAAGCTCAAGAAGACATCAAAGTTCATTCATTCCATCGAAGACATCTTCTGTGCCATTCGTGATCAAAAGCAGGAATTTAACTCTGGAACCTATCAAACTCTTGTCCCATTTTTGAACTGTCTTCGAACACTGGTTGAAGTGATGGGTCCCGATATTTTAAAAGCTGAAGCCTTTCAATCCCAACTCCGGGCTTTGGCCTTCTATCATCAAGCTTTTCTGAGGCTTTATGATAAAGAGCATCAGGCCTACTCTCCGAAAGGAAAGCCCAAAAATCGGACCAACTATCGCGGTTTATTGGATTTCGTTGAGAAGGCGGACTTAAGTTCGAATAAAAGAGATCAAGGCAATCGCAAGCAGCACACCTATGGCATCCGAGAACAGGATTTGGATAGCTTGACTAGCAACCTTTGTCAGGCTCTTTTTACCCTAACTGATAGGCGGTCGGGCCACCGGCACCAGGTTTTGCAGCTCCTTGAACAATCCATTGTCACTCTCCAATCCAGCCGGCAGGTTAGCCTAGCGCCGCTTGCGACCAAATCAGAAAGCCTTCTCGTTGATCTAGCCAACCGATTGCGGAAGAAGGTGTGTACCAAAGTATCTGGTATGAGCGAAGTTAACATTGATATCACTTGGTTTCAAATCCTCTCGGATTGCATGACTCACCTCTGTCGCAATGCCATTGATCACGGTATCGAAATGCCAGAAGATCGGCTTGAGAAGGGCAAACCAGAAACAGGTGCGGTTCGTATCGCAGTTGAGCAACGAAGTGGCAGGATCGTGGTCACTTTTGAAGAAGACGGTAAGGGTTTGCATGGCAATCAGATTGCAGCTCGGGCGGTTGAGAAAGGGGTCATCAGCCAAACCGAATTAGAACAGCTGAATTTTTATGAGCGACAGGCTTTAATTTTTCATCCAGGATTTTCATCGAATGACACCGTCACAGATCTTTCCGGGCGCGGAGTCGGTATGGATGTGGTGCGATCGCAGGTGGAAAACGCCGGTGGTAGCGTGTACTTTGACTCAGAAGTCGACCAATATACTCGATTTGAGATCAATATCCCCATTGCCTTCTTTGAAGAGGAAGCGGTATTATTCCGCTATGGTCAGCAAGTCTATAGCCTGTCGAAGGCGTGTATCGTCGATTGCTACTACCCCGATCGCAGTCGCGTTGATATGGGCGCTTTAGAAACGGATAACGGTGATATCTATACCTTACTTCATTTGAAAGACATCGATCATTCCACAGCGATGTTTGAGAAACAGTGCTATCTCGCGTTGGACCTCGGTGGAACCCCTGTTGCAATCGGAGTTGATGAGCTGCTGGGAACCTTTGATCTGTTTTTCTTCCCGATGGAGGAGTTACAAAGAAAGATACCTTACTTAGGATCAGTGGCATATTCGAAGGACTATGGTGCGGTTTTGGCAATTGATCGGTTTTACCTTCATCAAGGACTTAATAACTTTCTATTTGATGATGATGATATGCGTGGCAACCAGTCCGAGTTCGAAAGTCATCAAAAAGCAGGTGAAATGAGCCAGGTGCCAATTGCAAGATTGGAGGAGAGTTTTCAGGACCAAGATTACCTGAATCATATTCTGGCTGAGGCTCGAAAAGCCTGCCCAGAGCTTCCAGTTTCACAGCTCATTGTGCCTCTTTCGGAAACCATCGACGAGATGCTCGCCAAGCTAGCACATTTTGGTACTCAAACAGTGGATCTGGCGACTTGGAACTCATGGAAGTCCGGTCACTTAGAAGATTTGTCATCCGTTCACGCCAAGCTCTTCAATGTGATCGAGGACGACCTTATGAATCAGATTAGCTCCTCAAAGGCAGCTGCCTGA
- a CDS encoding lytic polysaccharide monooxygenase translates to MKTGILTALLSGIASQTAFSHGYVAEPFSRGLACREGLNEDCGAIVWEPQSIEGEDGFPQFGPQDGSIASAGLQSFAPLNEQSLERWYKTEIEHHINFRWHFTAPHASKDWRYFITKDHWNPDQPLTRASFDLSPFCVYEGAMKRPPKSLTHHCMIPESKAGYHVVLAIWDVGDTVNSFYNTIDVILPEGDPGQDPEPTPDPEPTPDPEPTPDPEPEPEPNPNLCDVDYDFPDGFKEYRSGTIVYQPKTGSSYQCRPFPYSGYCQQWSEGSNQFEPGIGSAWQLAWELCQK, encoded by the coding sequence ATGAAAACGGGAATTTTAACAGCATTATTATCAGGGATTGCAAGCCAGACCGCTTTCTCTCACGGCTACGTTGCGGAGCCTTTTTCAAGAGGCTTAGCCTGTCGTGAGGGATTAAACGAGGATTGTGGAGCCATTGTGTGGGAACCACAAAGCATTGAAGGAGAGGATGGCTTTCCTCAGTTCGGCCCACAAGATGGCTCTATCGCAAGCGCAGGGCTTCAAAGTTTTGCCCCCCTGAACGAGCAGAGCTTAGAACGTTGGTACAAAACAGAAATTGAACATCACATCAACTTTAGATGGCACTTCACAGCGCCTCACGCTAGCAAAGACTGGCGCTACTTTATAACTAAGGACCATTGGAACCCAGATCAGCCACTAACCAGGGCTTCCTTTGATCTTAGTCCTTTCTGCGTCTACGAAGGTGCTATGAAGCGACCTCCTAAAAGCCTCACACACCACTGCATGATTCCAGAATCAAAGGCTGGTTATCACGTGGTTTTGGCTATCTGGGATGTTGGTGACACGGTCAATAGTTTTTATAACACTATCGATGTAATTCTCCCAGAAGGCGACCCGGGACAAGACCCAGAGCCAACACCTGATCCAGAGCCAACACCTGATCCAGAGCCAACACCTGATCCAGAGCCAGAGCCAGAACCAAACCCAAATCTCTGTGACGTTGATTATGACTTCCCAGATGGCTTCAAAGAGTACCGATCAGGCACGATTGTCTACCAACCAAAAACTGGTTCAAGCTACCAATGCCGACCTTTTCCCTACAGTGGCTACTGCCAGCAATGGTCTGAAGGGTCTAATCAGTTTGAACCTGGAATCGGAAGCGCTTGGCAACTCGCTTGGGAGCTTTGCCAGAAGTAA
- a CDS encoding TIGR02147 family protein, which yields MNDTLKIIHEKVLVELKPSSFLDYKVFLSSLFSTMKGLDTGYSYYQFAEDMGFARTNIMYQYMAGQRKMSSKAAEQISKHLQLKGSEKKYFQLLAEYCNTSSTRKRDDLFKALLEIKQSKLEDTYDKDILTYLSEWYHPVIRELIGLESTPNKPADLADMIQPRVRPEQVKKSIDLLKRIGLVEEDETGMLTQTSKNIATGHRIRGMAIKSYHQAMIERAKDSLSTVKGSERNISAMTIAIDEKNYELVRSLIHEFNEKVFSLSQDIESQDRIYQFNVQFFPFVTPQDKGTKK from the coding sequence GTGAACGACACCCTAAAAATTATCCATGAAAAGGTTCTAGTCGAGCTAAAGCCCAGTAGCTTTCTCGATTACAAGGTCTTTCTCAGCAGCCTATTTTCTACCATGAAAGGCCTCGATACTGGCTACTCATACTATCAGTTTGCCGAGGACATGGGTTTTGCACGAACCAATATCATGTACCAGTATATGGCTGGTCAAAGAAAGATGAGTTCCAAGGCGGCTGAGCAGATCAGCAAGCATCTGCAACTGAAAGGTTCGGAAAAGAAGTACTTCCAGCTCCTGGCGGAATATTGCAACACAAGCTCAACCCGCAAGCGCGATGACTTGTTCAAGGCTTTGTTAGAAATCAAACAAAGCAAGTTGGAAGATACCTACGATAAGGATATCCTCACCTACCTTAGCGAGTGGTACCACCCGGTTATTCGAGAACTCATTGGGCTTGAATCAACACCGAATAAACCTGCAGATTTAGCCGATATGATCCAACCACGAGTCCGACCAGAACAAGTTAAGAAGAGTATCGACTTGCTAAAGCGTATCGGTCTGGTGGAAGAAGATGAAACCGGAATGCTTACCCAAACAAGTAAGAACATCGCAACAGGCCACAGAATTAGAGGCATGGCCATAAAGTCCTACCATCAGGCGATGATTGAACGCGCAAAGGATTCACTGTCTACCGTAAAGGGAAGTGAGAGAAATATTAGTGCGATGACTATCGCTATCGACGAAAAGAACTACGAACTGGTCCGATCCCTTATCCATGAGTTCAATGAAAAAGTTTTCTCTTTGTCACAAGACATTGAAAGTCAGGATCGAATTTATCAGTTTAATGTTCAGTTCTTTCCATTCGTGACTCCTCAAGACAAAGGGACCAAAAAGTGA
- a CDS encoding redoxin domain-containing protein: MQALRRLFSIGLLLVSGSLLAQPGLSKGDMFPHFATKDINGQAVDTKQLVKDGPLVVLFYRGGWCPYCNRQLQAVNQEVLPVLKKTKGKIVAISVDKPAEGIKTKGNLKDDWHIVSDNGAKIVKTMKLEYKVPEDLVKTYKEKYQIDLEAASGKRHHIVPIPAVYVVGKDGKIVYAYANQDYKVRAANKEVNQALTALANAS; the protein is encoded by the coding sequence ATGCAAGCACTCCGTCGCCTGTTCAGTATTGGGCTTCTTCTTGTCTCGGGTTCTTTACTCGCTCAGCCAGGTCTTTCCAAAGGAGATATGTTTCCCCATTTTGCGACCAAGGATATAAATGGCCAAGCTGTGGATACCAAGCAATTGGTGAAAGATGGGCCTTTGGTCGTTCTGTTCTATCGAGGTGGGTGGTGTCCCTACTGCAATCGTCAGCTTCAGGCTGTTAATCAAGAGGTTCTGCCAGTTTTAAAGAAAACCAAGGGAAAGATCGTCGCCATCAGCGTTGATAAGCCAGCCGAGGGAATTAAGACCAAGGGGAACTTAAAAGATGATTGGCACATAGTCAGTGATAACGGAGCTAAAATCGTTAAGACGATGAAACTGGAGTATAAGGTTCCAGAAGATCTTGTGAAAACTTACAAAGAAAAATACCAAATAGATCTCGAAGCGGCTTCGGGCAAGCGACATCATATTGTGCCCATACCAGCCGTTTATGTTGTTGGTAAAGATGGCAAGATCGTCTACGCCTATGCAAATCAAGACTACAAGGTACGGGCAGCAAATAAGGAAGTCAATCAGGCATTGACAGCACTAGCCAACGCTTCTTAG
- a CDS encoding response regulator, whose amino-acid sequence MILLVDDEAGIRQILNLLVSEIEEQAIEADNGKAALASLQAHLDKVELVISDIKMPHMGGVEFLQAARRLGYQKPFVFLTAFAEKEHTIEAIRQGAYDFLEKPFQTEDVVSKMKQALKFSRNLTETVKVLEGDFSDTHVALTNIAARLAGMNSTEDQGESEFLYKLVNVLTFLKGQTELVLLHLESNQSLDRDKLLSLQKRLAVGLNSAMEITFDEQLRVLGDPLTDADEDDDSDGNHGKKLAGFGIF is encoded by the coding sequence ATGATTTTACTGGTGGACGACGAAGCTGGTATCAGGCAAATCCTGAACCTATTAGTTTCGGAGATAGAGGAACAGGCTATTGAAGCAGACAACGGGAAGGCTGCGCTGGCGAGCCTCCAAGCTCACCTCGATAAAGTGGAGCTTGTTATATCTGATATTAAGATGCCGCATATGGGTGGTGTTGAATTTCTCCAGGCAGCACGGCGTCTAGGCTATCAGAAACCCTTCGTATTTCTCACAGCGTTCGCAGAGAAGGAACACACCATTGAAGCGATTCGTCAAGGAGCCTATGATTTTTTAGAAAAGCCATTTCAAACTGAAGATGTTGTTTCGAAGATGAAGCAGGCTCTAAAGTTCTCGCGGAATCTTACAGAAACTGTGAAGGTGCTGGAAGGTGATTTTTCTGATACCCACGTAGCTCTCACCAATATTGCTGCTAGGCTAGCCGGAATGAATAGCACTGAAGATCAGGGTGAATCAGAATTTCTATATAAGCTTGTCAATGTCCTCACGTTTCTGAAAGGTCAAACGGAGCTAGTCCTCTTGCATCTAGAGTCAAATCAAAGCCTGGATCGCGACAAATTGTTGAGCCTTCAAAAGCGCTTAGCCGTTGGCTTGAATTCAGCGATGGAAATCACGTTCGATGAGCAGCTTCGCGTTTTAGGTGACCCCCTTACTGATGCCGATGAAGACGATGATAGTGATGGCAATCACGGCAAGAAATTAGCGGGTTTCGGCATTTTTTAG